In Oscillatoria sp. FACHB-1407, the sequence ATCGTCACGATTGAAGATGAGATTGATATCGGCAAGACCAGCGTTATTCGGATTCGTGCGCGTTGGGTCGAGATAGAGGATGCCAATCGTCCTTATCTGTTGGTGATGCTAGAAGACCGCAGTCAATCTCTCAAGGATGCTGTCATCGCTGAAGCTCGCAAATATAACTTGACACCGCGAGAAGCAGAGGTGTGGCTGTTACGCCGAGCCAACTGCACCTACAAAGCGATCGCTGCCGAGTTGCACATTGCAATCGACACGGTTAAAAAGCACGTCAAAAGCATCAACGCCAAACGGGATGCTTTTCTCTGGGCAAACGAGTAACTGGTGGTTCTGGAGAGTGACACCGGAGTAGGCAACTAAACACCCTGGTCAAGGGTTTGTTAGATTTTGACGGCAGGAGGGGCGATCGCCCCTCTTTTTTTGGGCGTTGCTTGCCGCTGCCCCATCAATCTGGCTACAGCAATACAAGCGTTTTGCGAAACGCCCCTCCAAAATTCCTGGATTGGAGCAGCACCCCCTTTTTGAACGGCTTTCGTAATTTTGCTGTTGCGAATTTCAGTAGATTCGCTTAGGCTCATAGCCATGTCCTTTAAATCGCTCCACCAACTCTTCAGTTCCTTTGACAACCAGGACGCATGGCAAGCCCAACAACAGTTTCAGAAATTGTTGGGGTGCTGGTTCCAGGTTGTGGGTCCGGTTGTGGCAGCCCATACCCGCCCGATCAAGATTCAGCGGCAGGTGTTGCAGGTTGCTACATCGAGTCCTGCATGGGCGCAAAATCTCGTGTTTGAACGACACCGTATTCTAGAAAAGTTGAACGCTCAGCTTGGCAGCCAGTTGACGGATATTCGATTTTCGACGGCTCAGTGGTATTCGGATGCCCCCAAACAGGATAAACCTGACAGTGCCACTGTCACCTGGCAAGAACACCCCAGTCGGATTGAGACAGACTTGAACACTCTGAAACCGGGTCTGTCCGAAACCAGCAGCGACCCAGTTGAAGTGTTTCAACACTGGTCTGAAAGGATGCGATCGCGCCTACAACATTTGCCCTTGTGCCCTCAGTGTCAGTGCCCCACCCCAACTGGAGAGCTAAAGCGGTGGTCTGTTTGTGCGCTATGCGCCACTAAGCAATGGCAGCCAAAGGATTCTTGATTTACGTTAGTCAGGGTAATAGTCTAAGCCGAAAAAGTTGTAGAGCATAGCCTAAATACCTGAAATTGACATTAGAAGGGTCCGTAATTTCCCTGAGAAATAAAAAGTTGAGAAGAGGGCGATCGCTTTCGGTTCTTCTTGATCCCCAGATTGTTTTAACCGAAAGCAGTACATCCACTCAAAAGATATAGGAATCGTGATTGCTGTTTTTAATATGTCTGTTTCTTAAGGGAAATATAAAAACAATTTGAAACTTATTTTATTTTCGGGATCGCCAAACCTCCTATCAATTAAGAGGTTTAGTCGTTTTTGACAGATTTATTGGCAAAAAAGCAAAGATGAGAATGGTTATAAAGATATTTGATAAAAAAGCTCACCATGAACACTTCTAACCTCGGCGTTTCAGTTTGTCGCCACTGCCAGTATTATCGGGCAGAGGGACGACGTGGAGGGTATTGTCAGCAACTCTGTGCGGGGGTTCAGGGTACGTGGAAGGCTTGCTCACTGGCGATCCCACCCTTTGCTCCCACCTGGGAAGCCATACCGGGGATCATCGCCTGGCGCAATCAAATGCAACACTCTGCTGAGCATCAACTCGACCTGTTAAGTAAAGATGTTGAGCCTGCGGTTGAGACGGTAAAAGTTGCGATTGATGGAGATATATAAACTGCTTTCATAACCCAATGCCAGGGAACCGGGAAAGAGGCAGTTAGATGAATTGGGAAAGTGTGGGGCGATCGCCCCTGGCTTAATGCTCGTCAAGAGCGATCGCCCTTAATTGAGTGGCTAAGCCTGAGACGAAGGGGTTTTTGTTTTGCGGCTCTTACGGCTGAAGTGACGTCCCATTTGATCAACCGCTTCACTTAGCCCCATCGTTTTGCCATTGGCACGAGCAGAGTTATATGCGGTGCGAGCCGCCGAATACGCCTCACTGCCTGCTAACAAATAGGTGTCCTCAATTAATTCTTTCAATTGCCCGATTGAGAACAAGATGGGATATAACGCCTCGACGAGTTCTAAATCTCGCCGCATTTCTTCAACATCTAAACAGCGAGGCATCAGGTCAGCATTTTGCGTAGCTAGTTCTAACGCCCTATCCACAAAGGCACGAGACTTGTCACCCATCCGACACAAACTGCGCCGTTGCTCAGGGGTCAGACCCAACAGGAAGGGAAGCTTTTCACGGATGGTGGTAAGAGCTGTCAAAATATCGGCTTGGTCGGCAGCAGGCAAACTCGCACTGATTAAGTTAGACATGGGTTTAGATTCAATTTAAAGTAGTGCACTCAATGGTGAATGCATTGGGATAGCTCTATAGATGCCCGATATGAAGTGGAACTAACCTGTAATAGCACTGAAAATTTAGTTGGTAGAAAAATAAAGGCTCAGAAAATTCTAGGAGGAAATAAATTTAGGAGTAAGCACATTTGCTCTTTAAGTTCCGTCGGTGGAGGTCAAAGTTCCGTTGGTGGAGGTCAAAGCTCCATTGATGGAGGTCAAAGCTCCATTGATGGAGGTCGAAGTTCCGTCGTTAGAGGTCAAAGCTCCATTGATAGGAGTCAAAGTGCGATCGATGGGGGTTGAAGTGCGATCGATGGAGGTCAAAGCTCCATTGATGGAGGTCAAAGTGCGATCGATGGGGGTTGAAGTGCGATTGATGGGGGTTGAAGTTCCATTTCATGATTTATACGCTACAGATCAAGATCCCCCTGCCTGCGGCATCCCCCTTAAAAAGGGGGACTTTGGCTCTCATTTTTCCCTTTAAGGAGGCGTAGGGGAATCTCTCTAAACAGGGGGCTTTAGCTCTCACCGCCCCCCTTTTGAAGGGGGGTAGGGGGGATCTCTAGAAAAGGATTTGCATTTTGAAGAATTCTCTCCAGTTTTTGATCCCCCTGCCTACGGCATCCCCCTTAAAAAGGGAGACTTGAAATCTTGAGGGTAATTAAAGCCTAGAACGCGATAGTTAGAGTTGAAAGGGCGATCGCTTGAATTCTAATCTCAACATTCCGCATCTAAAACTGAGTTCCAACCAGGCTATCTCAGTTTCTTAATTAAGACTAATAATGTTGCTGGCATATCGTGAATAACTTGCTTAAATAGATGCAACCCCTTACCTATCAGCAAAGCTACTCCTTAATTCCCTATGACAAGTGATTCTGGACTACCAATCAGCAAGCCTACCTCAGTTTTGAAAAAATCCATTAAGGTCAATTTCAAAGATTTTTCAAAAGCACTGGGTAAAGGTTTAGTAGATTTCGGTTTTGGTAAGTGGGATAGTCTAGCAGGAGATGGAGTTGATGCTCTAGCAGCTTTGGGTTTAGCGGCAAATGCCGAAGAAATTGCCTGGTTAATGGTGTACCGCTCTTTACTTCAGGCAATGAAGACTCTCATTGATGAGAAGACTGAATTAGAGCCAGACAAGTTTGACAGTAAAGCTTTGCAGGTCAGGATTAACCAGGCTTTAGAAACCAGTAGCTTACTAATTAACAAGAAATTTTTTGAGCATCCAGATAAAGACCCTATTGTTGAGGCGGTTAAACCTGCTTTTAGGGAATGGTTGCAGCAGTATGGGCTGAGTGAAGTCGATGCTCAGGCGATCGCGGATCGTCTGCCTATCTACTTTGCAGCAGCACTACATGAAGAGTGGGGCAGTCACGCAAAGGACTATGCTGTACTTAAAGACAAGCTGGATACTCCCTTTACGCAAGCCAATGAGCGAGCTCAGGCGTGGTTGCGATATGCAACTTGGCTGCAAAAGCAGGTAGAAGAACCCATGTTTTTGGAAGCCTTTAGCCTCAAGCGGGTGTATGTGCCGCTACGGGCTTACTACAACCGTAAAGTTGAAGCACAGAAAGCTGAGGAATTAGAAGGAAGGATTGCAGGCAATAAACAACAGGAGCGAGTCGTTGTTGATCTGGAGAAAGAGCTAGAAACCTGGCTCGACAAAGCGGTACGAACGGATGCAATTCGATTAATTAGTGGTGGTCCTGGAAGCGGCAAGTCATCTTTTGCCAAAATGTTTGCCGCTAAGTTGGCAGCCAAGGGCAAGATTCCAGTGCTATTTGTTCCATTGCACCATTTTGAACCCTCGGACGACCTGATTGATGCAGTAGGCAAGTTTGTGCAGATGGATGGTATTTTGCCTCACAATCCACTAGCCGTTGAGCAACGGGAATCTCGCCTGCTGATCATCTTTGATGGTTTAGATGAGCTAGCCATGCAGGGAAAGATTGCCGAGAAAACCGCGCAGGACTTTGTGCGAGAGGTACAACGTAAGGTGGAGCGGTTTAACCACCAAGGAACTTGCTTACAAGTCCTAATTAGCGGGCGAGAAGTGGTTGTGCAGGCAAATGAAACCGACTTTCGCAAAGATGGACAAATCTTGCACGTCTTGCCCTACTTTTTGCCAAAAAACGACCGAAAACATTATGTAGATGGGAAAAAGCTACTGGAGCAGGATCAGCGGCAGCTTTGGTGGCAAAACTATGGTGCAGCAAGCGGTAGAGGGTATGCTGGATTGCCCCCTGAGTTAGACCAGGGAAATTTGATTGAGATTACAGCGCAACCCCTGCTGAATTATTTGGTTGCCCTCAGTCTGAAACGGGGAAAGCTGAATTTTTCGAAAGAGACTAACCTGAATGCAGTCTATGGGGATCTACTTAAAGCTATTTATGAACGAGGTTGGGAGCAAGGTGGGGCGGGAAACCGTCAACATGCTGCCATTCAAGGAATTGAGGAAGAAGATTTTGTTCGAATTTTAGAGGAGATTGCTCTGGCAGCTTGGCATGGAAATGGACGCACCACTACGGTACGGGAGATTGAGCGTCATTGCGAAAACAGCAATCTCAAGAACCTATTAAACCGATTTCAAGAGGGCTTTCGGGACGACTCAAAAGCTAGCATTACTCGTTTGCTGACTGCCTTTTATTTCCGTCAAAGCGGACATGACCGATCCGGTGACAAAACTTTTGAATTTACTCACAAGAGTTTTGGAGAGTACTTAACTGCTCGACGTATTGTTCAAGAAATTCAGCATATCCATCGGAAATTGAAGGACCGCCACAAGGACCCTTATGAAGACTGGGATGAGCGACATGCATTGTATCGTTGGGCATTAGTTTGTGGACCTTCAACCATAGATAGAAATCTATTTAATTTTATTTTAAATGAAATGTTTCAACAGCAGCAATATTCAGCAGATGTTGCTGGTTGGCAGCAAACCCTTTGCCATTTAATTAATTTCATTTTTCAGTATGGAATGCCAATGGAACGCTTAAATTCATGCCCTGATTTTAAGACAAAATATCAGTATGCCTGTAACTCGGAAAAAGCATTGTTAATCGCTTTACATACTTGTGCTATGGCAACTAAGAGCACTTCAATGATTGAATGGTCCTCATCTGAAGTTCTTGGTGCTTGGATTTCAAAAAGTCAAGGGCAGAGAATAGAGCTAGGATCTGAGTTATTTCTGAATTGCTTGAGAACTCTAAACATGAAGGGATGTATTTTAATAGGCAGAGATTTTTATGGAGTAAATTTTGAAGGAGCAAATTTTGAAGGAGCAAATCTTGAAGATGTGTGCTTCTACAGTGCAAACCTTAAACGAGCAAATTTGAGAAATGCAAATCTAAATGAAGCTAATTTAGGAGAAGCAAATCTAGAAGGAGCAGATTTCTCAGGAGCAAATTTTAGTGGAACAAGATTTTGGAGCACTAAACTCGAAGGAGCAATTTTCAAAAAAGCTGAGCTATCAGGAGTTACTTTTTCTGCAACTAATTTTGTAAATATTAATTTTGAACAAGTGAATCTTCGAGATGTAAATTTAGTTGGAGAAAACCTTAGAAGAGCTAATTTCAGAGAAGCATATTTAGAGTATGTAAATTTTCGATTTGCAAATCTTGAAGGGGCAAATCTTGAAGGGGCAACTCTGGAAGAGGTAGATTTTGAAGGAGCAAATTTGAAAGGAGTGAATTTTGAGGGGGCAAATCTTGAAGGAGCAAATCTGAAAGGAACAATTTTGGAGAACAAGCTGATGATTAGTTCAACCG encodes:
- a CDS encoding pentapeptide repeat-containing protein, which translates into the protein MTSDSGLPISKPTSVLKKSIKVNFKDFSKALGKGLVDFGFGKWDSLAGDGVDALAALGLAANAEEIAWLMVYRSLLQAMKTLIDEKTELEPDKFDSKALQVRINQALETSSLLINKKFFEHPDKDPIVEAVKPAFREWLQQYGLSEVDAQAIADRLPIYFAAALHEEWGSHAKDYAVLKDKLDTPFTQANERAQAWLRYATWLQKQVEEPMFLEAFSLKRVYVPLRAYYNRKVEAQKAEELEGRIAGNKQQERVVVDLEKELETWLDKAVRTDAIRLISGGPGSGKSSFAKMFAAKLAAKGKIPVLFVPLHHFEPSDDLIDAVGKFVQMDGILPHNPLAVEQRESRLLIIFDGLDELAMQGKIAEKTAQDFVREVQRKVERFNHQGTCLQVLISGREVVVQANETDFRKDGQILHVLPYFLPKNDRKHYVDGKKLLEQDQRQLWWQNYGAASGRGYAGLPPELDQGNLIEITAQPLLNYLVALSLKRGKLNFSKETNLNAVYGDLLKAIYERGWEQGGAGNRQHAAIQGIEEEDFVRILEEIALAAWHGNGRTTTVREIERHCENSNLKNLLNRFQEGFRDDSKASITRLLTAFYFRQSGHDRSGDKTFEFTHKSFGEYLTARRIVQEIQHIHRKLKDRHKDPYEDWDERHALYRWALVCGPSTIDRNLFNFILNEMFQQQQYSADVAGWQQTLCHLINFIFQYGMPMERLNSCPDFKTKYQYACNSEKALLIALHTCAMATKSTSMIEWSSSEVLGAWISKSQGQRIELGSELFLNCLRTLNMKGCILIGRDFYGVNFEGANFEGANLEDVCFYSANLKRANLRNANLNEANLGEANLEGADFSGANFSGTRFWSTKLEGAIFKKAELSGVTFSATNFVNINFEQVNLRDVNLVGENLRRANFREAYLEYVNFRFANLEGANLEGATLEEVDFEGANLKGVNFEGANLEGANLKGTILENKLMISSTEETESK
- a CDS encoding DUF721 domain-containing protein, yielding MSFKSLHQLFSSFDNQDAWQAQQQFQKLLGCWFQVVGPVVAAHTRPIKIQRQVLQVATSSPAWAQNLVFERHRILEKLNAQLGSQLTDIRFSTAQWYSDAPKQDKPDSATVTWQEHPSRIETDLNTLKPGLSETSSDPVEVFQHWSERMRSRLQHLPLCPQCQCPTPTGELKRWSVCALCATKQWQPKDS